From the Streptomyces nigrescens genome, one window contains:
- a CDS encoding roadblock/LC7 domain-containing protein, which yields MTVDQQLSGELNWLLDDLVSRVLEIRSAVVLSGDGLAVGTSSGLTRDDSERFAAIASGFHSLAKGAGRHFAAGQVIQTMVELEGGFLFVVAAGDGSCLSVFGDAEADIGLVAYEMARLVKQVGAHLGTPVRAGSE from the coding sequence ATGACCGTCGACCAGCAGCTGTCCGGCGAACTCAACTGGCTCCTCGACGACCTGGTCTCCCGTGTGCTGGAGATCCGCTCCGCCGTGGTGCTCTCCGGCGACGGCCTGGCCGTCGGCACGTCCAGCGGACTGACCCGTGACGACAGCGAGCGCTTCGCGGCGATCGCCTCCGGCTTCCACAGCCTCGCCAAGGGAGCGGGCCGGCACTTCGCGGCCGGCCAGGTCATCCAGACCATGGTCGAGCTGGAGGGCGGTTTCCTCTTCGTGGTGGCGGCCGGCGACGGCTCGTGCCTGTCGGTGTTCGGCGATGCCGAGGCCGATATCGGCCTGGTCGCCTACGAGATGGCCCGGCTCGTCAAGCAGGTCGGCGCACACCTCGGTACCCCCGTGCGCGCAGGATCGGAGTGA
- a CDS encoding GTP-binding protein produces MDSARSDSFMALKILVAGGFGVGKTTLVGSVSEIRPLNTEERLTEAGRPVDRLDGVQQKTTTTVAMDFGRITIHDDLALYLFGTPGQDRFWFLWDELAQGALGAVVLADTRRLADSFAAIDYFEHRSIPFVVAVNCFDGVRAHQAQEVARALDLDPETPVLLCDARERASCKEVLIGLVEHAASSYEARLPANSVSS; encoded by the coding sequence ATGGACTCCGCGCGCTCTGACTCCTTCATGGCCCTCAAGATCCTGGTGGCCGGAGGGTTCGGCGTGGGCAAGACGACCCTCGTCGGTTCCGTCAGCGAGATCCGCCCGCTCAACACGGAGGAACGGCTGACCGAGGCCGGCCGCCCCGTCGACCGGCTCGACGGGGTCCAGCAGAAGACCACGACGACCGTGGCCATGGACTTCGGACGGATCACCATCCACGACGACCTGGCGCTGTACCTGTTCGGCACGCCGGGACAGGACCGGTTCTGGTTCCTGTGGGACGAGCTGGCGCAGGGCGCGCTCGGCGCGGTGGTGCTCGCGGACACCCGGCGGCTCGCCGACAGCTTCGCGGCCATCGACTACTTCGAGCACCGCAGCATCCCGTTCGTCGTCGCCGTCAACTGCTTCGACGGCGTCCGCGCCCATCAGGCGCAGGAGGTGGCCCGGGCCCTGGACCTCGATCCGGAGACCCCGGTGCTGCTGTGCGACGCCCGGGAGCGCGCGTCCTGCAAGGAGGTGCTGATCGGTCTGGTGGAGCACGCGGCCTCGTCCTACGAGGCGAGACTCCCCGCCAACTCCGTTTCTTCATAG
- a CDS encoding DUF742 domain-containing protein, whose protein sequence is MTDSTPRWYDDEAGPMVRLYAMTAGRARPSSAAFDLMAVVQAEPRPDEAPALSPEQHTIFTLCGERPRPVAEVASDSGLPLGVVRVLLSDLLAEGLIRVNRPVPPAQLPDAHILREVIDGLRAL, encoded by the coding sequence ATGACCGACTCCACCCCGCGCTGGTACGACGACGAAGCGGGGCCGATGGTCCGGCTCTATGCGATGACCGCCGGGCGAGCCCGGCCGAGCAGTGCGGCCTTCGATCTGATGGCCGTGGTGCAGGCCGAACCCCGCCCGGACGAGGCCCCCGCGCTGTCGCCCGAGCAGCACACGATTTTCACGCTGTGCGGCGAACGGCCCCGCCCGGTCGCCGAGGTCGCCTCCGACTCCGGGCTGCCCCTGGGTGTGGTCCGGGTGCTGCTGAGCGATCTCCTGGCCGAGGGGCTGATCCGCGTCAACCGTCCCGTGCCGCCCGCCCAGTTGCCCGACGCGCACATACTCAGGGAAGTGATCGATGGACTCCGCGCGCTCTGA
- a CDS encoding putative leader peptide, with protein MSTSALLTTRGHIDLVRVASAACRRGGRC; from the coding sequence ATGTCTACATCAGCCCTGCTCACCACGCGCGGTCACATCGACCTGGTGCGGGTGGCCTCTGCCGCGTGTCGCCGCGGCGGCCGTTGCTGA
- a CDS encoding ABC transporter ATP-binding protein has protein sequence MATDVHRSVTDVHGSVTDTAAGKDPGSAPSGAAVQVAGLVRAFGDRAVIDDLQLTVQPGEFVALLGRSGCGKSTLLRVLAGLDREIEGEVLVPRRKAVAFQAPRLMPWKRVWRNVLLGLPGRPEREAAVTALDEVGLGHRADAWPKTLSGGEAQRASLARALVREPDLLLLDEPFGALDALTRIKAQRLVAELWRERGCAVLLVTHDVEEALLLADRALVMEGGRIAYETTVDLPRPRDIADPRFGALRARLLDRLGVEGSTDDGAGGTDPAEAEAEATEDRSAAAA, from the coding sequence ATGGCGACCGACGTTCACAGGTCAGTGACCGACGTTCACGGGTCAGTGACCGACACCGCGGCCGGGAAGGATCCGGGCTCCGCGCCTTCCGGTGCCGCCGTACAGGTGGCGGGGCTGGTGCGTGCCTTCGGCGACCGTGCCGTTATCGATGATCTGCAACTGACCGTCCAGCCGGGCGAGTTCGTGGCGCTGCTCGGGCGCAGCGGCTGCGGTAAGTCGACCCTGCTGCGGGTCCTGGCCGGGCTCGACCGGGAGATCGAGGGTGAGGTGCTGGTGCCGCGCCGGAAGGCCGTGGCGTTCCAGGCGCCGCGGCTGATGCCCTGGAAGCGGGTCTGGCGCAATGTGCTGCTGGGGCTGCCGGGACGCCCCGAACGTGAGGCTGCTGTAACGGCGTTGGATGAGGTCGGGCTCGGTCATCGGGCGGATGCCTGGCCGAAGACGCTCTCCGGCGGTGAGGCGCAGCGCGCGTCGCTCGCCCGGGCCCTGGTGCGTGAGCCCGATCTGCTGCTGCTCGACGAACCGTTCGGGGCGCTCGATGCGCTGACGCGGATCAAGGCCCAGCGCCTGGTGGCCGAGCTGTGGCGGGAGCGGGGCTGCGCGGTCCTGCTGGTCACCCATGACGTGGAGGAGGCCCTGCTGCTCGCCGACCGGGCGCTGGTGATGGAGGGCGGCCGGATCGCGTACGAGACCACGGTGGATCTGCCGCGGCCGCGTGACATCGCCGATCCGCGGTTCGGCGCGCTGCGTGCCCGTTTGCTCGACCGGCTCGGTGTGGAGGGCAGTACGGACGACGGGGCGGGAGGGACCGACCCCGCGGAGGCGGAGGCGGAGGCCACGGAAGACCGCTCCGCCGCTGCTGCCTGA
- a CDS encoding ABC transporter permease, whose protein sequence is MSLDQAVAGHAPPDSAADAARPSLSKGVKARAESASRGGGPVLDRVVPVSGRRRSVPRWLRRAVGPVALLVLWQVLSASGALEEDILASPGTIAATAGDLLSDGTLPSAMLVSLQRVAVGLVLGGVTGVVLALASGLSRLGEDLVDATVQMLRSIPWVGVIPLFIIWLGIGEAPKIALISLGVAFHLYLNVYAGIRGVDAQLVEAGTSLGLSRWGLIRHVVLPGALPGAMTGLRYSLATAWLALVFGEQVNADDGLGFLMNQAREFFRTDVIVVCLVVYAILGLIADFLVRTLERLLLQWRPTFTGQ, encoded by the coding sequence ATGTCTCTCGACCAGGCCGTGGCCGGCCATGCCCCACCCGATAGTGCCGCTGACGCAGCGCGACCGTCGCTTTCCAAGGGCGTGAAGGCGCGGGCGGAGTCGGCTTCCCGTGGCGGCGGGCCCGTGCTCGATCGTGTCGTTCCGGTTTCGGGGCGGCGGCGGTCGGTGCCGCGGTGGTTGCGTCGTGCGGTGGGGCCCGTAGCGCTGCTGGTGTTGTGGCAGGTGCTCAGTGCGAGCGGGGCTCTGGAGGAAGACATCCTGGCGTCGCCCGGCACCATCGCTGCCACTGCCGGGGATCTGCTGTCGGACGGGACGCTGCCGTCGGCGATGCTGGTGTCTCTCCAACGGGTCGCGGTGGGGCTGGTGTTGGGCGGCGTGACCGGCGTGGTGCTGGCGCTCGCCTCGGGGCTTTCGCGGCTCGGCGAGGATCTTGTCGACGCCACCGTGCAGATGCTGCGGTCCATCCCGTGGGTGGGTGTGATTCCGCTGTTCATCATTTGGCTGGGGATCGGTGAGGCGCCCAAGATCGCGTTGATCTCGCTGGGTGTGGCCTTCCATCTGTATCTGAATGTCTATGCCGGTATCCGTGGTGTGGATGCCCAGTTGGTGGAGGCCGGGACCTCGCTCGGGCTGAGCCGGTGGGGGCTGATCCGGCATGTGGTGTTGCCGGGTGCGCTGCCGGGCGCCATGACGGGGCTGCGCTACTCGCTGGCCACCGCCTGGCTCGCGCTGGTCTTCGGTGAGCAGGTCAACGCCGATGACGGCCTCGGATTCCTGATGAACCAGGCCAGGGAATTCTTCCGCACCGACGTGATCGTGGTGTGCCTGGTGGTCTACGCGATCCTCGGGCTCATCGCCGACTTCCTCGTCCGTACCCTCGAAAGGCTGCTGCTGCAATGGCGACCGACGTTCACAGGTCAGTGA
- a CDS encoding LLM class flavin-dependent oxidoreductase, translating to MSVHLHWFLPTGGDGRTLVDRHAYTDGGIRRDRITPVSGVRAPDIEYLAQIAKAAEQLGFEAVLTPTGTWCEDAWLTTVALTQVTERLKFLVAFRPGVISPVLAAQMAATYQRISRGRLLLNVVTGGDSTEQKRFGDHLGHDRRYSRTDEFLQIVRGVWGGRPFDFQGEHYQVEGGLTALPPDPLPQIFFGGSSAAAGPVAARNVDVYLTWGEPPEEVKQKIDWIRGLAEKEGRTVRFGIRLHTISRDSSKEAWATAGRLLDDLDPETVAAAQQALGKSESVGQQRMLALHGGSRDKLEISPNLWAGVGLVRGGAGTALVGSHAEVADRIEEYHSLGIEHFVLSGYPHLEEAYWFGEGVRPELAARGLLDAGPAPLDGVPAANGRPASAPGGAPLLIAGGR from the coding sequence ATGTCCGTACACCTGCATTGGTTTCTGCCGACCGGCGGCGACGGGCGGACCCTCGTCGACCGGCATGCCTACACCGACGGCGGGATCCGGCGTGACCGCATCACCCCGGTGAGCGGGGTACGGGCCCCGGACATCGAGTATCTGGCCCAAATCGCCAAGGCCGCCGAGCAGTTGGGGTTCGAGGCGGTGCTGACACCGACCGGTACGTGGTGCGAGGACGCCTGGCTGACGACGGTGGCGCTCACCCAGGTCACCGAGCGGCTGAAGTTCCTGGTCGCGTTCCGGCCGGGGGTGATCTCGCCGGTGCTGGCGGCGCAGATGGCCGCGACCTATCAGCGGATCTCGCGCGGGCGGCTGCTGCTGAATGTGGTGACCGGCGGCGACTCGACCGAGCAGAAGCGGTTCGGCGATCATCTAGGCCATGACCGGCGGTATTCCCGTACCGATGAGTTCCTGCAGATCGTACGGGGCGTGTGGGGTGGCCGGCCGTTCGACTTCCAGGGCGAGCACTACCAGGTCGAGGGCGGTCTGACCGCGCTGCCGCCGGACCCGCTGCCGCAGATCTTCTTCGGTGGCTCGTCCGCGGCCGCCGGGCCGGTCGCCGCCCGGAATGTGGATGTGTATCTGACCTGGGGCGAGCCGCCCGAGGAGGTCAAGCAGAAGATCGACTGGATTCGAGGACTGGCGGAGAAGGAGGGGCGGACGGTCCGGTTCGGCATCCGGCTGCACACGATCTCGCGGGACTCGTCGAAGGAGGCCTGGGCGACCGCCGGCCGGCTGCTGGACGATCTCGATCCGGAGACGGTGGCGGCCGCGCAGCAGGCGCTGGGCAAGAGCGAGTCGGTGGGGCAGCAGCGGATGCTGGCGCTGCACGGCGGCTCCCGCGACAAGCTGGAGATCTCGCCCAATCTGTGGGCGGGGGTCGGCCTGGTGCGCGGTGGCGCCGGGACCGCGCTGGTCGGCAGCCATGCCGAGGTGGCGGACCGGATCGAGGAGTACCACTCCCTGGGCATCGAGCACTTCGTGCTGTCCGGCTATCCGCACCTGGAGGAGGCGTACTGGTTCGGCGAGGGCGTCCGGCCGGAGCTGGCCGCCCGGGGGCTGCTGGATGCGGGCCCCGCTCCTCTGGACGGTGTACCGGCGGCCAATGGCCGGCCCGCTTCCGCGCCGGGTGGTGCACCGCTGCTGATCGCCGGCGGTCGCTGA
- a CDS encoding secondary thiamine-phosphate synthase enzyme YjbQ: protein MSTAFTTRTLAVTTGSTETVTDLTADCAAFLREAADGRDGLLNIFVPHATAGIAVLETGAGSDEDLLAALHDLLPADNRWRHRHGSPGHGRDHVLPALVPPHATLPVVAGRMELGTWQSVCLVDTNVDNPNRQVRLSFLG from the coding sequence ATGAGCACCGCATTCACCACCCGCACCCTTGCCGTCACCACCGGCTCGACGGAGACCGTCACCGACCTCACCGCCGACTGCGCCGCATTCCTCCGAGAGGCGGCAGACGGCCGCGACGGCCTGCTGAACATCTTCGTCCCGCACGCGACTGCCGGCATTGCCGTACTGGAAACCGGCGCAGGAAGCGACGAAGACCTCCTGGCCGCACTGCACGACCTCCTGCCCGCCGACAACCGCTGGCGCCACCGCCACGGCAGCCCGGGCCACGGCCGCGACCACGTCCTGCCCGCCCTCGTCCCACCCCACGCCACCCTCCCCGTGGTAGCGGGCCGCATGGAGCTGGGCACCTGGCAGTCCGTGTGCCTGGTCGATACCAACGTCGACAACCCGAACCGCCAGGTACGACTGAGCTTCCTGGGGTGA
- a CDS encoding ABC transporter substrate-binding protein — MRARHLAPAALLLPFTLLLAACGGSSRAEGGGGTGSGTDGKGSLTLNVADQKGGSEALLRAAGELDDLPYKIKWSTFTSGPPLLEAVNAGAVDVGAVGNTPPVFAAAAKSKIKVIAGSHSRSDGETILVKKDSPLKRPAQLKGKSVAVAQGSSAHYQLVASLKKAGLTTKDVTLNYLQPADALAAFTRGKVDAWAVWDPYTSQALDQADAQVLTTGQGLVNGLSFQVAAPAALDDKKKSAALKDYTDRLRRAQNWVFKHPDVWAKAWAKETGLPEKVALDAVKRTRGTAVAVAVDKAAIASEQQIVDSFAALKLIPRSFDFGEFVDPRFNGDLPPSGTAPRTYGKAH, encoded by the coding sequence ATGAGAGCACGCCACCTCGCCCCAGCCGCCCTGCTGCTTCCGTTCACCCTGCTGCTGGCCGCCTGCGGTGGTTCGTCGCGGGCCGAGGGGGGCGGCGGGACCGGGAGCGGGACCGACGGCAAGGGCTCGCTGACCCTCAACGTCGCTGACCAGAAGGGCGGTTCGGAGGCGTTGCTGCGGGCCGCCGGCGAGCTGGACGACCTTCCGTACAAGATCAAGTGGTCGACGTTCACCTCGGGCCCGCCGCTGCTGGAGGCGGTCAACGCCGGGGCGGTGGATGTCGGCGCTGTCGGCAACACCCCGCCCGTGTTCGCCGCCGCGGCGAAGTCGAAGATCAAGGTGATCGCCGGGTCGCACAGCAGGTCGGACGGCGAGACCATCCTGGTGAAGAAGGACTCCCCGCTCAAGCGGCCGGCGCAGCTGAAGGGCAAGTCGGTCGCCGTGGCCCAGGGCAGTTCCGCGCACTACCAGCTCGTCGCCTCGCTGAAGAAGGCCGGGCTGACGACGAAGGACGTCACGCTCAACTACCTTCAGCCGGCCGATGCGCTCGCCGCGTTCACCCGGGGGAAGGTGGATGCCTGGGCGGTGTGGGACCCGTACACCTCGCAGGCCCTGGATCAGGCCGACGCGCAGGTGCTGACCACCGGTCAGGGCCTGGTCAACGGGCTCAGCTTCCAGGTTGCCGCGCCGGCCGCGCTGGACGACAAGAAGAAGTCGGCGGCGCTCAAGGACTACACCGACCGGCTGCGGCGGGCACAGAACTGGGTGTTCAAGCACCCCGACGTCTGGGCGAAGGCCTGGGCGAAGGAGACCGGGCTGCCGGAAAAGGTGGCGCTGGACGCGGTCAAGCGCACCCGGGGGACGGCGGTCGCGGTGGCCGTGGACAAGGCCGCCATCGCCTCCGAGCAGCAGATCGTCGACTCGTTCGCGGCGCTGAAGCTGATCCCCCGCTCCTTCGACTTCGGGGAGTTCGTCGACCCCCGTTTCAACGGTGACCTGCCGCCTTCGGGCACGGCGCCGCGTACCTATGGAAAGGCCCACTGA
- a CDS encoding DUF317 domain-containing protein: MRPCSSCSECSGLECSYLVYSSGITLGIRATQSQCIHTDEDGKPLEPLHDAAPLSTSTRVPDARSLVPSRSTLTSTIQLACDGHGHPLAPSASPPDRERGKAPRRHGGELWRINVKGADGATAWHQGFGPDTPAQAVAGFLAALISSRSRYYDCIWHIGLQAPAAVLETGRQVWEASAMAAIGGVPPHLDCFPGSPSLHLLSCCRADGWLPSSHRPGSKWKPLPLVLASPQAL, translated from the coding sequence ATGCGTCCGTGTTCTTCGTGCTCGGAATGCTCAGGTCTGGAGTGCTCATATCTTGTGTACTCATCGGGCATCACACTTGGCATACGAGCGACGCAGAGCCAGTGCATTCACACGGACGAGGACGGTAAACCACTCGAACCGCTACATGACGCGGCTCCCCTATCAACGTCCACACGAGTACCGGACGCTCGCTCCCTCGTCCCTTCCCGAAGCACCTTGACCAGCACAATCCAGCTCGCCTGCGATGGCCACGGTCACCCGTTGGCGCCGTCCGCCTCGCCCCCGGATCGAGAGCGCGGCAAGGCCCCTCGGCGGCACGGTGGCGAGCTGTGGCGCATCAACGTCAAGGGAGCCGACGGTGCAACCGCCTGGCACCAGGGCTTCGGACCGGACACTCCTGCACAAGCCGTCGCCGGATTCCTCGCCGCGCTCATCTCCTCCCGAAGCCGCTACTACGACTGCATCTGGCATATCGGTCTCCAGGCCCCGGCCGCAGTCTTGGAGACCGGTCGTCAGGTCTGGGAAGCAAGCGCCATGGCAGCGATTGGCGGCGTGCCACCGCACTTGGACTGTTTTCCGGGCAGCCCATCACTCCATCTCCTAAGCTGCTGCCGGGCCGACGGTTGGCTGCCGTCCTCACACCGACCGGGGAGTAAATGGAAGCCGCTGCCATTGGTGCTCGCCTCGCCTCAAGCGTTGTAG
- a CDS encoding NACHT domain-containing protein, with the protein MEAAAIGARLASSVVAPLIKRLFVADGPGAGLVDKPLRVSKLVSFKGEKRVLSDEDLHKIAEELVNRAAQSTGVKERLPAYEQRAVAHAVADSLRSLGYIDMDDVQAVQLGHLALSRHLRSQSPSATLGLSSDAVTLHASVLDTACLHILQFFTQRSTFVARTLIEHSRRIEELSLKIDSLIARTPSPADGPFEERYAEYIASKHGKLTIFGLDLSEAPENWPLDAAYLSLDAAGGRTHDLPTLLPADHILAGRDRVLLRGVAGSGKTTLVQWLAVSTARKALDERLLYLYGLVPFVLPLRTLTRGGAKLPTPDGFLAAVDCPIANLQPTGWIDRVLRSKRGLILIDGIDEIPESERQEARRWLQELVSAYPNNRWLVTSRPSAVRQDWLVGDDFAELDLAPMSRENVVEFIKRWHKAAGIGDRYATDLLQSVRDKQDLGRLATNPLMCALICALHQDRRGYLPDDRKEIYDAALSMLLSRRDRERGIYKPGTIRIGEEHHIQLIQKLAYWMIRNGRSEMDRADAIELLEHALPAMPKIADQGTAEEIYRHLLIRSGLLREPSTGSMDFIHRTFQDYLGAKAAVEGLDFDFLIAHAHLDQWEDVIRMSVAHARIMERTRLLTGLIERGDTSEKDSRRLHLLAAACLEHATELNPDVRMEVEQRAAALIPPRSADQARALADVGPVVLDLLPGPQALSDDEAYFTVLSATRLPTDAAISVLAQYRDLSDLRVRSELARVWSRFECDRFAEEVIAHLGEEDLYFCVSNAQELHALRRFGGRSRIRVTGTITPEEFQTACDPSRLTHLWVEAESGATWEWLAYFPNLNTITFESPLASIDVSSLKKVRSLRTIRLPEESVFVGSEALPPSTKIVRACLTTT; encoded by the coding sequence ATGGAAGCCGCTGCCATTGGTGCTCGCCTCGCCTCAAGCGTTGTAGCGCCGCTGATCAAGAGACTCTTCGTAGCTGACGGCCCGGGTGCCGGTTTGGTCGACAAGCCGCTGCGCGTCTCGAAGCTCGTTTCGTTCAAGGGAGAGAAACGAGTCCTGTCGGACGAAGATCTGCACAAGATCGCCGAGGAACTGGTGAACCGCGCCGCGCAGTCCACCGGCGTCAAGGAACGTCTGCCGGCATACGAACAGCGTGCTGTGGCACATGCCGTAGCGGACTCACTGAGGTCGCTCGGCTACATCGACATGGACGACGTGCAAGCCGTGCAGCTCGGGCACCTGGCGCTCTCCCGGCATCTGCGGTCGCAGAGCCCCTCGGCCACTCTCGGTTTATCCAGCGACGCGGTGACACTTCATGCGAGCGTGCTCGACACCGCGTGCCTGCACATCCTGCAGTTCTTCACCCAGAGATCAACTTTTGTGGCCCGTACGCTGATCGAACACAGCCGCCGGATCGAAGAGTTATCTCTCAAGATCGACTCTCTGATCGCCCGCACTCCGTCGCCAGCCGACGGGCCGTTCGAGGAGCGCTACGCCGAGTACATCGCCTCCAAGCACGGCAAATTGACCATTTTTGGACTCGATCTGTCCGAGGCGCCTGAGAATTGGCCGCTCGACGCCGCATATCTGAGCTTGGACGCGGCGGGCGGCAGAACGCATGACCTCCCCACTCTCCTCCCCGCCGATCACATCTTGGCCGGCCGTGATCGAGTATTGCTCCGGGGCGTGGCGGGGTCAGGGAAAACTACCCTCGTGCAGTGGCTGGCGGTATCCACGGCGAGGAAGGCTCTCGACGAACGTCTGCTGTATCTCTACGGCCTGGTGCCGTTTGTACTGCCGCTGCGCACGCTGACCCGAGGCGGCGCCAAACTCCCCACACCCGACGGATTCCTGGCCGCCGTTGACTGCCCCATCGCCAACCTCCAGCCCACAGGGTGGATCGACAGGGTACTGAGGTCAAAGCGTGGGTTGATCCTGATCGACGGGATCGACGAAATTCCGGAAAGCGAACGCCAAGAGGCTCGCCGTTGGCTGCAGGAGCTGGTCAGCGCCTACCCGAACAACCGGTGGCTGGTGACCTCTCGGCCTTCGGCCGTACGCCAGGACTGGTTGGTCGGTGACGACTTCGCAGAACTCGACCTTGCTCCGATGAGCCGGGAGAACGTCGTCGAGTTCATCAAGCGGTGGCACAAGGCCGCGGGCATTGGTGACCGCTATGCCACAGATCTCCTGCAGTCCGTACGAGACAAGCAAGACCTGGGCCGGCTCGCCACCAACCCCCTGATGTGCGCACTGATCTGTGCCCTTCACCAGGACCGTCGTGGCTACCTCCCGGATGACCGGAAGGAGATCTACGACGCTGCCCTTTCCATGCTGCTGTCCCGGCGTGACCGTGAGCGAGGAATCTACAAGCCGGGCACCATCCGCATCGGCGAGGAACACCACATCCAGTTGATCCAGAAGCTGGCCTACTGGATGATCCGCAACGGTCGTTCCGAGATGGACCGGGCCGACGCCATCGAGCTGCTGGAGCACGCACTACCCGCGATGCCGAAAATCGCCGATCAAGGAACGGCCGAGGAGATCTATCGCCACCTGCTGATCCGAAGTGGTCTCCTGCGCGAACCAAGTACAGGTTCGATGGATTTCATTCACCGCACTTTTCAGGACTACCTAGGTGCCAAGGCTGCTGTGGAAGGCCTTGACTTCGATTTCCTCATCGCGCACGCGCATCTCGATCAATGGGAAGACGTCATCCGGATGTCCGTCGCCCACGCTCGAATCATGGAGCGAACCCGGCTGTTGACCGGTCTCATAGAACGAGGTGACACATCGGAGAAGGACAGCCGGCGTCTCCATCTGCTGGCAGCGGCCTGTTTGGAACATGCGACAGAACTGAATCCGGATGTGCGGATGGAGGTGGAGCAGCGGGCCGCGGCACTTATTCCGCCCCGATCGGCGGATCAGGCGCGCGCCCTGGCTGATGTGGGACCAGTCGTTCTGGACCTGCTTCCCGGTCCGCAGGCACTCTCCGACGACGAGGCCTACTTCACGGTACTGTCCGCAACCCGTCTTCCCACCGACGCCGCGATCTCCGTGCTGGCGCAATACCGCGACCTCTCAGACCTCCGTGTCCGTTCGGAACTGGCCAGGGTCTGGAGTCGCTTCGAGTGCGATCGATTCGCAGAGGAAGTCATTGCTCACCTCGGAGAGGAAGATCTCTACTTCTGCGTCTCGAATGCGCAGGAACTGCATGCGCTCCGAAGGTTCGGTGGCCGTTCTCGCATCCGGGTAACAGGCACGATCACACCTGAGGAGTTCCAGACTGCCTGCGACCCGTCTCGCCTCACTCATTTGTGGGTGGAGGCTGAGTCGGGCGCCACCTGGGAGTGGCTGGCGTACTTCCCGAACCTCAACACCATCACCTTCGAAAGCCCGCTAGCCAGTATCGATGTGAGCAGTCTCAAGAAGGTCAGGTCCCTGCGCACCATTCGACTCCCCGAGGAATCCGTATTCGTGGGATCCGAAGCTCTTCCGCCGTCCACGAAAATTGTGCGAGCGTGCCTGACCACGACCTGA
- a CDS encoding NAD(P)-binding domain-containing protein: protein MNYTGVREVEVVVVGAGQAGLAAAFHLRRVGYEPDRDFVVLDHSPRPGGAWQFRWPTLTYDKVHGMHALPGMGLTGADPRRPSSEVIGGYFDDYERTFGLRVHRPVSVTAVREEGGLPPWKKPVVARAGSVGALTESVGALEGERRLLVETSEGDYAARALINATGTWDRPFWPRIPGQEVFGGRQLHSAQYRGPEAFRAARVVVVGGGTSAVQQLLEIAPVAAATTWVTRRPPVFREGPFGEEQGRAAVALVEERVRQGLPPRSVVSVTGLPMTEAIRRGRESGVLDRLPLFERLTPTGAVWGDGRTVEADVILYATGFRPALDHLAPLRLREPGGGIRMEGTRTLRDARVHLVGYGPSASTIGANRAGRAAAVSIRGMLTEDSQPAYEETELAGSLAS, encoded by the coding sequence ATGAACTACACCGGGGTGCGTGAGGTCGAGGTCGTGGTGGTCGGTGCCGGGCAGGCCGGCCTGGCTGCCGCCTTTCATCTGCGGCGGGTCGGCTATGAGCCGGACCGGGACTTCGTGGTGCTCGATCACTCGCCACGCCCGGGCGGTGCCTGGCAGTTCCGGTGGCCCACGCTGACGTACGACAAGGTGCACGGGATGCATGCGCTGCCGGGCATGGGGCTGACCGGCGCCGATCCGCGCCGCCCGTCGTCCGAGGTGATCGGCGGGTACTTCGACGACTACGAGCGGACCTTCGGGCTGCGGGTGCACCGGCCGGTGAGTGTGACAGCGGTGCGTGAGGAGGGTGGGCTTCCCCCCTGGAAGAAGCCTGTCGTAGCCCGTGCGGGGTCTGTCGGGGCCCTTACGGAGTCTGTCGGGGCACTTGAGGGAGAGCGGCGGCTGCTGGTCGAGACGTCGGAGGGGGACTATGCGGCGCGGGCGCTGATCAATGCGACCGGGACCTGGGACCGGCCGTTCTGGCCGCGGATCCCCGGGCAGGAGGTCTTCGGCGGCCGTCAGCTGCACAGTGCGCAGTACCGGGGGCCGGAGGCGTTCCGTGCGGCGCGGGTCGTGGTGGTGGGCGGCGGGACGTCGGCCGTACAGCAACTGCTGGAGATCGCGCCGGTGGCGGCCGCCACGACCTGGGTGACCCGCCGGCCGCCGGTGTTCCGCGAGGGGCCGTTCGGCGAGGAGCAGGGCCGGGCCGCGGTCGCGCTGGTGGAGGAGCGGGTCCGGCAGGGGCTGCCGCCCCGGAGCGTGGTGAGCGTGACCGGGCTGCCGATGACCGAGGCGATCCGGCGGGGTCGGGAGAGCGGCGTTCTGGATCGGCTGCCGCTCTTCGAGCGCCTGACGCCCACCGGGGCGGTCTGGGGCGACGGGCGCACGGTCGAGGCCGACGTGATCCTCTATGCGACGGGCTTCCGCCCCGCCCTCGACCACCTCGCCCCGCTCCGGCTGCGCGAGCCGGGTGGCGGAATCCGGATGGAGGGCACCCGCACGCTCCGTGACGCGCGGGTGCACCTCGTCGGTTACGGGCCGTCGGCGAGCACCATCGGCGCCAACCGGGCCGGCCGCGCCGCGGCCGTCAGCATCCGCGGAATGCTGACGGAGGACTCTCAACCAGCCTATGAAGAAACGGAGTTGGCGGGGAGTCTCGCCTCGTAG